In one window of Methanolobus mangrovi DNA:
- a CDS encoding alkaline phosphatase, with protein MDKRTKILFVFIVVGLMVFGSAASAMAGKDTDNKWNGNDHKNTDNSNSNREIKNVIVMVPDGCSQSVQTLARWYSGDELQLDSMVSGMVSTYMADSIITDSASAATAFATGYKTSNGFLSVGPNSATLLNTVDESAMAEDYVPLATVLEGAKLEGKATGLVATSEIPHATPAAFASHTDSRKSYDDIIEQMVYEDVDVVFAGGEDFLYEARGDGENLIEVLEEKGYQFVVTEDEMMEVGSGKVWGMFADKAMSPENIREESTPEQPTIEEMTTKAIELLSQDKDGFFLMVEGSQVDWAGHANDPVYMVTDFLAFDEAVEAAVEFAEEDGHTLVIVFPDHNTGGMTIGKRGTSYTDLTVEELVDPLMNGESDNEIGWTTGGHTGDDVPLWSYGPNRPIGLFDNTELATYVADAFGFVLDDVSVELFVDVEKAFPGMWELDTTDTKNPVLIITYNNKVAELPVNKNVMNIDGGAEIYLNGVVVYAPKADNGNGKVFIPQDAVDALKI; from the coding sequence ATGGATAAGAGAACAAAAATTTTGTTTGTTTTTATTGTTGTAGGATTGATGGTCTTTGGAAGCGCTGCTTCTGCAATGGCTGGAAAAGATACTGACAATAAATGGAATGGTAACGATCACAAAAATACAGACAACTCAAATTCAAACAGAGAGATAAAGAACGTTATCGTGATGGTACCTGACGGATGTTCACAGAGTGTCCAGACACTGGCACGCTGGTACAGTGGAGATGAACTTCAACTTGACAGCATGGTTTCTGGAATGGTCTCTACCTATATGGCTGATTCCATTATAACAGACTCTGCTTCTGCAGCAACTGCTTTTGCTACCGGATACAAGACTTCAAACGGCTTTTTGAGCGTTGGACCAAATAGCGCTACCCTGTTAAACACAGTCGATGAATCTGCAATGGCTGAAGATTATGTGCCGCTTGCAACTGTCCTTGAAGGTGCTAAACTTGAAGGAAAGGCCACAGGACTTGTAGCAACATCTGAAATACCACATGCTACCCCGGCAGCTTTTGCATCCCATACAGATTCAAGAAAATCATATGATGATATTATCGAACAGATGGTCTATGAAGACGTTGATGTTGTCTTTGCTGGCGGGGAGGACTTCCTCTACGAAGCTCGCGGTGATGGGGAAAATCTCATTGAAGTCCTTGAGGAAAAAGGATACCAATTCGTTGTCACCGAAGATGAAATGATGGAAGTAGGGTCAGGAAAAGTATGGGGAATGTTTGCAGACAAAGCAATGTCTCCTGAAAATATAAGAGAGGAAAGCACCCCGGAACAGCCAACCATTGAAGAGATGACCACAAAAGCAATTGAACTGCTCTCACAGGACAAAGATGGATTCTTTCTTATGGTTGAAGGCAGTCAGGTCGACTGGGCAGGACATGCAAATGACCCTGTTTACATGGTAACCGACTTCCTTGCATTCGACGAAGCTGTAGAAGCGGCTGTTGAATTTGCGGAAGAGGACGGACACACACTGGTAATCGTATTCCCTGACCATAACACTGGCGGGATGACAATCGGAAAACGTGGTACATCATACACTGACCTTACAGTGGAAGAACTTGTAGACCCTCTTATGAATGGGGAAAGTGACAATGAGATCGGATGGACTACAGGCGGACATACCGGCGATGACGTACCTCTCTGGTCATACGGCCCAAACAGGCCTATCGGTCTTTTCGATAACACTGAACTTGCAACATATGTTGCTGATGCATTCGGTTTCGTTCTTGATGATGTAAGTGTGGAACTATTTGTCGATGTTGAAAAGGCTTTCCCGGGAATGTGGGAACTTGACACAACGGACACAAAGAATCCTGTCCTTATCATCACATACAACAACAAGGTTGCTGAACTTCCTGTAAACAAGAATGTGATGAACATTGACGGCGGCGCTGAGATTTATCTCAATGGTGTAGTGGTCTATGCACCAAAAGCTGACAACGGCAATGGTAAGGTATTCATTCCACAGGATGCAGTGGATGCTTTGAAAATCTGA
- the cofE gene encoding coenzyme F420-0:L-glutamate ligase produces the protein MQAGFPSLQMFGIKTPLIRPGDNIADIIIGSLEKQDMQFQDNDVLIIAESPLATSEKRLVCLADIDPGEKANKLAEEYQLDAREMELILQECDEIFGGVPGAALTITKGTLAPNAGIDGSNAPEGYVVLLPKNAQESAGRIRREIKDRCKCKIGVIIGDSRTQPLRLGCVGIALGTSGMVPVEDARGTLDLFGKEMVITRKAMADNLVSAAQLLMGEAGESVPAVLVRGAPVQIVDDDIEMPLFSRDECMYYSNIRKA, from the coding sequence ATGCAGGCAGGTTTCCCATCCTTGCAGATGTTCGGCATCAAAACACCGCTAATAAGACCTGGCGACAACATTGCAGATATTATAATCGGTTCACTTGAAAAACAGGATATGCAATTCCAGGATAATGATGTTCTCATCATTGCCGAATCACCACTTGCAACATCCGAGAAGCGTCTTGTTTGTCTTGCAGATATTGATCCCGGAGAAAAAGCGAACAAACTTGCAGAGGAGTATCAGCTTGACGCCCGGGAAATGGAACTCATTCTTCAGGAATGCGACGAGATATTCGGTGGCGTTCCGGGAGCTGCACTTACCATCACAAAGGGAACACTGGCACCCAATGCCGGAATAGATGGCTCGAATGCACCGGAAGGTTATGTGGTTCTTCTCCCCAAGAATGCACAGGAAAGTGCAGGAAGGATCCGCAGGGAAATAAAAGATCGCTGCAAATGCAAGATTGGAGTTATTATTGGTGACAGCCGTACACAACCTCTTCGACTTGGCTGTGTTGGCATTGCTCTTGGAACCTCCGGTATGGTGCCGGTTGAGGACGCCAGGGGTACACTGGACCTTTTTGGAAAGGAAATGGTAATCACCCGCAAAGCAATGGCTGATAATCTTGTATCTGCGGCCCAGTTGCTAATGGGAGAAGCCGGGGAAAGCGTGCCTGCTGTACTTGTAAGAGGTGCACCTGTCCAGATAGTAGATGATGACATTGAAATGCCTTTGTTTTCCAGGGATGAGTGCATGTATTATAGCAACATCAGAAAAGCATAA
- the thiC gene encoding phosphomethylpyrimidine synthase ThiC, protein MIKTQIDHAKNGTLTPEMLKVAKTEGMEEELVRERVANGSLVIMTRKGCPPIAIGKGASTKINVNLGTSSAAIDPESEMEKVKIAQKYGAATITDLSMGGDISAIRKMVFENTELPVTTVPIYQTIVECGMDNVTFDDILSYLKKHVEEGVSSVLIHCVERRMLEKLKGSGRVMGMVSKGGSFTSSFMLLNDCENPFIEHFDEIMQILRENDVVLSLGNTMRSGCIHDLKDTAQLMEIETNAALAKRANEMGVQVIINGMGGHIQASEIPDSVRLYKEKADFPLFVAGPLPTDIAVGYDHVAGAVGASMASGAGADYLCYITPAEHLSLPNPEQVKEGLITFKIAAHIGDSMKYGLSDSDLMLARKRAIFDWKGQAELAIDPDRPAQMCPEEGPCSMCGDYCAIKIMKNYLSGDE, encoded by the coding sequence ATGATAAAAACGCAGATAGACCATGCAAAAAATGGCACCCTCACACCCGAGATGCTTAAAGTTGCAAAAACAGAGGGAATGGAAGAAGAACTTGTCAGGGAGAGAGTTGCAAACGGCAGCCTCGTTATAATGACACGCAAAGGTTGTCCACCTATTGCTATTGGAAAGGGTGCCAGCACCAAGATCAATGTGAACCTTGGAACATCTTCAGCTGCAATTGACCCTGAATCCGAAATGGAAAAGGTGAAGATAGCGCAGAAATATGGTGCAGCGACCATTACAGATCTTTCCATGGGAGGAGATATCTCAGCCATCAGGAAAATGGTGTTTGAGAACACAGAACTTCCTGTCACAACCGTTCCCATCTACCAGACAATTGTTGAATGCGGGATGGACAATGTCACCTTTGATGACATCCTTTCATACCTCAAAAAGCATGTTGAAGAGGGAGTAAGTTCAGTACTTATCCATTGTGTTGAAAGGAGAATGCTGGAAAAGCTGAAAGGCTCCGGGAGAGTCATGGGTATGGTATCCAAAGGCGGCTCCTTTACCAGCAGTTTCATGCTTCTCAATGATTGTGAGAATCCATTCATAGAACATTTTGATGAGATCATGCAGATTCTCAGGGAAAATGATGTTGTACTCTCTCTTGGCAATACCATGAGAAGTGGATGCATACACGACCTGAAGGATACTGCCCAGTTAATGGAGATAGAAACGAATGCCGCCCTTGCAAAAAGAGCAAATGAGATGGGTGTGCAGGTGATCATTAACGGAATGGGCGGACACATCCAGGCATCAGAGATACCGGATTCTGTCAGATTGTACAAGGAAAAAGCTGACTTCCCATTATTTGTAGCCGGTCCACTGCCAACTGATATTGCTGTCGGGTATGACCATGTAGCAGGAGCTGTAGGTGCAAGCATGGCAAGTGGTGCAGGTGCTGATTATCTCTGTTATATTACGCCTGCAGAACACCTCTCACTTCCAAACCCTGAACAGGTAAAAGAAGGACTTATCACTTTTAAGATAGCAGCCCACATCGGAGACTCCATGAAATACGGTTTAAGTGACAGTGATCTCATGCTTGCCAGAAAGAGGGCCATTTTTGACTGGAAAGGACAGGCAGAACTTGCCATTGATCCTGACAGGCCGGCACAGATGTGTCCTGAGGAAGGACCCTGTTCAATGTGTGGAGATTATTGCGCTATAAAGATCATGAAAAATTACCTTTCAGGGGATGAATGA
- a CDS encoding methylenetetrahydrofolate reductase, giving the protein MSRTFKDKLTSNDFLITAEVSPPKGTDLSGVLNDAELLRDWADALNVTDNQKAVMRMSPLAVSKALVDAGHEVVMQLTCRDRNRLALQSDLLGAYAMGIRNICVMTGDHTTKGDHPRTKPVYDLDSVQLLAIIKKMQEGYDLAGNMIGNPPDFVVGAVTNTDSSKTAQMMKLRKKTKMGLDFIQTQAVYDIAQFEAFMESIGDIKVPIIAGVIPLKSANMARFMNQNIPGINVPAEIIDRIEKTEKPVEEGMSICAEAIDELSKLCRGIHIMPIGKHDNTANILKMAGIRKNNQ; this is encoded by the coding sequence ATGTCCCGGACCTTCAAAGACAAACTTACATCAAACGATTTTCTAATTACAGCAGAGGTCAGTCCCCCGAAAGGAACAGACCTTAGCGGAGTTCTTAATGATGCTGAACTTCTCAGGGACTGGGCTGATGCGCTCAATGTTACCGATAACCAGAAGGCTGTCATGCGTATGAGTCCACTTGCAGTTAGCAAAGCACTGGTAGATGCAGGTCATGAAGTAGTAATGCAGCTTACATGCAGGGACAGGAACAGGCTTGCACTGCAATCCGACCTGCTCGGGGCATACGCAATGGGCATCAGGAACATCTGTGTGATGACAGGGGACCATACTACAAAGGGTGACCATCCACGGACAAAGCCTGTCTATGACCTGGACTCCGTGCAGCTTCTTGCAATCATTAAAAAGATGCAGGAAGGTTACGATCTTGCAGGGAACATGATCGGTAATCCACCTGATTTTGTGGTTGGTGCTGTTACAAATACTGATTCTTCGAAGACAGCACAGATGATGAAACTGCGGAAAAAGACAAAAATGGGACTTGATTTCATTCAGACCCAGGCTGTTTACGATATCGCACAGTTTGAAGCTTTTATGGAATCAATCGGTGACATCAAAGTTCCGATAATTGCCGGAGTTATTCCGCTTAAATCCGCAAATATGGCACGTTTTATGAATCAGAATATCCCTGGAATCAATGTGCCTGCTGAAATTATAGACAGGATCGAAAAAACTGAGAAACCTGTCGAAGAAGGCATGTCCATATGTGCAGAAGCCATAGATGAATTAAGTAAACTCTGCCGTGGAATTCACATAATGCCAATTGGTAAACACGATAATACAGCAAACATACTAAAAATGGCTGGCATCAGGAAGAACAACCAATGA
- a CDS encoding methylenetetrahydrofolate reductase C-terminal domain-containing protein: MIISSAKPFEEILELLKDEDDIFVIGCNACAAKQHLGGEPEVIEMCQHLEEAGKHVVGGVIPSAACSVASFDSLIEKNPAIKNAKTILVMACGSGVSIISGLAETPVYPSNNTQSLGGRSQGEVVPELCAMCGDCNIYYFGGICPKGQCPKQLLNGPCGGSIDGKCEVDPEKDCVWELIFRKLEKAGRLDLLEKVWTVEEIIE, translated from the coding sequence ATGATAATCTCGTCTGCAAAACCATTTGAAGAGATACTTGAATTATTAAAAGATGAAGATGACATTTTTGTCATAGGCTGCAATGCATGTGCTGCAAAACAACATCTTGGCGGCGAGCCGGAAGTTATCGAAATGTGCCAGCACCTGGAAGAAGCAGGAAAGCATGTTGTCGGCGGGGTTATCCCCAGTGCCGCCTGTAGTGTGGCATCCTTTGATTCACTTATTGAAAAGAACCCTGCCATAAAGAATGCAAAAACCATCCTTGTCATGGCATGTGGCAGTGGAGTATCTATCATATCCGGTCTTGCAGAAACACCAGTCTACCCCTCGAACAACACACAGTCCCTTGGGGGACGTTCGCAGGGAGAAGTGGTTCCTGAACTCTGCGCCATGTGTGGTGATTGCAACATCTATTATTTTGGCGGAATCTGTCCAAAAGGACAATGTCCAAAACAACTTCTTAACGGTCCATGCGGCGGTTCTATCGACGGGAAGTGTGAAGTTGATCCTGAAAAGGACTGTGTCTGGGAACTTATTTTCAGGAAACTGGAAAAGGCTGGTAGGCTTGACCTGCTGGAAAAAGTATGGACGGTAGAAGAGATAATTGAATAA
- the folP gene encoding dihydropteroate synthase, protein MVVDVDICGLKVGDEHPVRLMGVINLSKESFYKGSVVSNESLLDVAQKMIDSGATILDIGARSTWPLANPVIGEEEELNRMIPALDILKDNVDALISVDTVYASVAEESLKHGADIVNDVSGFTTDPRMIDVVAEYDCPAVVMASEEIPGDPIGMDAIMNSLAAIIDKADSKGMNTDKLILDPAIGKWIPEKDPIFDFETIDQFESLKVFHKPLLAAVSRKSCIDAVLHKPASERLYGSLAATAIVVHKGAHIIRTHDIPETKDVVEVARAMRKKEQPVRSGDFEVSIMDIVHPDDAEYLMKSMGVTGTGAKVMKNKTISKVIRVNNITTTEALIIKQEILARGGDAALERDAVSHETERTDVIIIGTLLQFEKLVHKLSFQARQLPLIAEMIAEALENDMDVEHRYLRDI, encoded by the coding sequence ATGGTTGTTGATGTTGATATATGCGGTTTGAAGGTTGGCGATGAGCACCCTGTAAGATTAATGGGTGTCATCAACCTGAGCAAAGAATCCTTTTACAAGGGTTCTGTTGTGAGTAATGAATCTCTTCTTGATGTAGCACAGAAAATGATTGACAGCGGTGCAACCATATTGGACATAGGTGCACGGTCAACATGGCCTCTTGCAAATCCTGTAATTGGAGAAGAAGAGGAATTGAACCGCATGATCCCTGCTCTGGATATCCTGAAGGATAATGTGGATGCCCTCATTTCCGTGGATACGGTATATGCCAGTGTTGCAGAAGAATCACTTAAACACGGTGCGGATATTGTCAATGATGTTTCAGGATTCACCACCGATCCACGCATGATTGATGTTGTGGCAGAATATGATTGCCCTGCAGTTGTTATGGCATCTGAGGAAATCCCAGGGGATCCAATAGGAATGGATGCGATCATGAATTCCCTTGCAGCCATAATTGACAAAGCAGATTCAAAGGGAATGAACACGGATAAACTCATACTGGACCCTGCCATCGGAAAATGGATCCCTGAAAAGGACCCGATATTTGATTTTGAGACCATCGACCAGTTTGAGAGCCTTAAAGTATTCCACAAGCCACTGCTTGCGGCTGTTTCTAGAAAGTCATGCATCGATGCCGTACTTCACAAACCGGCAAGTGAAAGGCTATACGGTAGTCTTGCAGCAACGGCAATCGTTGTTCACAAAGGGGCACATATCATAAGGACACATGATATCCCTGAGACAAAGGATGTTGTTGAAGTTGCAAGAGCAATGAGGAAAAAAGAACAGCCTGTAAGATCAGGGGACTTTGAAGTGTCCATAATGGACATTGTTCATCCTGATGACGCTGAATATCTCATGAAAAGTATGGGTGTCACGGGCACAGGTGCTAAGGTCATGAAGAACAAGACCATAAGTAAAGTGATACGTGTGAACAATATCACGACTACTGAAGCACTGATAATCAAGCAGGAGATACTGGCAAGGGGAGGAGATGCCGCCCTTGAGCGTGATGCTGTATCCCATGAGACTGAAAGGACAGATGTGATCATAATAGGTACACTCCTGCAATTCGAGAAACTTGTCCACAAGCTCTCATTCCAGGCACGCCAGCTTCCGCTCATTGCTGAGATGATAGCAGAGGCTCTTGAGAATGATATGGATGTGGAACACCGTTACCTGAGGGATATTTGA
- a CDS encoding bifunctional methylenetetrahydrofolate dehydrogenase/methenyltetrahydrofolate cyclohydrolase translates to MTEENYDSRKIDGRSLSKKVEEQVKQGVEQLKAEKGIIPGLATILVGEDPASKMYVRLKHKACERVGIHAEDHNMPESTTQEELMERIRELNLREDIHGILLQLPLPGHLDDKSAMLAIDPAKDADGFHAYNMGKLLIGEEGLVPCTPKGVIRALEEYNVPIQGKHAVIVGHSNVVGKPMAAMLVNRNATVSVCHVFTDDLKKFTLDADILVVGTGVKHLIKADMVKEGAVIFDVGITEENGKVYGDVDFDNVVKKASLITPVPGGVGPMTIAILMEHVLTAAKNA, encoded by the coding sequence ATGACAGAAGAGAACTACGATTCCAGGAAAATAGATGGGAGAAGCCTGTCAAAGAAAGTGGAAGAACAGGTCAAGCAGGGAGTCGAACAGCTTAAGGCAGAGAAGGGAATAATTCCCGGACTTGCAACAATACTTGTGGGTGAGGACCCTGCATCCAAGATGTATGTCCGTCTTAAACACAAGGCATGTGAAAGGGTCGGCATACATGCAGAAGACCACAATATGCCTGAATCCACCACCCAGGAAGAACTCATGGAGCGTATCCGGGAATTGAACTTACGGGAGGACATACACGGAATCCTCCTTCAGTTACCTCTTCCGGGACACCTTGATGATAAGTCTGCAATGCTTGCCATCGATCCTGCAAAGGATGCCGATGGGTTCCACGCATACAACATGGGAAAACTCCTGATTGGCGAAGAGGGTCTTGTGCCCTGCACTCCAAAAGGTGTTATAAGAGCACTGGAAGAGTACAATGTGCCAATACAGGGCAAACATGCAGTTATCGTCGGACACAGCAATGTTGTGGGAAAACCCATGGCAGCAATGCTTGTGAACAGGAATGCAACTGTGTCTGTGTGTCATGTTTTCACAGATGACCTGAAGAAGTTCACCCTTGATGCGGATATCCTTGTTGTAGGAACAGGTGTCAAGCACCTCATCAAAGCAGACATGGTAAAGGAAGGTGCAGTTATCTTTGATGTGGGAATCACCGAAGAGAACGGCAAGGTTTACGGTGATGTTGATTTCGATAATGTGGTGAAGAAGGCTTCACTCATAACCCCGGTTCCCGGAGGCGTTGGACCAATGACCATCGCGATTCTTATGGAACACGTGCTTACGGCAGCAAAGAATGCCTGA
- the glyA gene encoding serine hydroxymethyltransferase yields the protein MSYISEIDPDIAEALRLEANRQDYKLNLIASENYASRAVMEAQGSVMTNKYAEGYSGKRYYGGCEFVDIAEDLAIERAKEIFGAEHVNVQPHSGSGSNMACYFSVLKPGDTIMSMDLTHGGHLSHGSPVNFAGQLYNIIPYGVDKETEALDYDALMEMAKEKKPQMIVCGASAYSKTLDFKAFKEIADEVGAYLLADIAHIAGLVAAGAHPSPVPYADFVTTTTHKTLRGPRGGMVMCKEEYAKELNKAVFPGIQGGPLMHIIAAKAVAFKEALGESFKADQYQTVKNAGVLATELQKNGFDIVSGGTDNHVMLLNLNKFDITGKEAEAAMSKAGIVLNKNTIPFETRSPFITSGVRIGTPAATTRGMKEDQMKEIAGFIMEVINNLNDDTVLHGINSDVEQLCSGFPIYK from the coding sequence ATGTCTTACATCTCAGAAATTGACCCGGATATTGCAGAGGCCCTCAGGCTGGAAGCAAACCGCCAGGATTACAAGTTGAACCTGATCGCATCAGAGAACTATGCAAGCCGCGCTGTAATGGAAGCACAGGGCTCTGTAATGACAAACAAATACGCTGAAGGATATTCAGGAAAACGCTACTATGGCGGCTGCGAATTCGTTGATATTGCAGAAGACCTTGCCATTGAGAGAGCAAAGGAGATCTTCGGTGCAGAACATGTGAATGTCCAGCCACACTCCGGTTCCGGCTCGAACATGGCATGTTATTTTTCAGTCCTCAAGCCAGGGGACACCATTATGTCAATGGACCTTACACACGGCGGTCACCTTTCACACGGAAGCCCGGTGAACTTTGCAGGACAGCTTTACAATATAATCCCATATGGTGTTGACAAGGAAACAGAGGCCCTTGATTACGATGCACTTATGGAAATGGCAAAAGAGAAGAAACCACAAATGATAGTTTGTGGTGCTTCAGCATACTCAAAGACACTTGATTTCAAGGCATTCAAAGAGATAGCTGATGAAGTAGGAGCATACCTGCTTGCAGATATTGCACACATCGCAGGACTTGTTGCTGCCGGTGCACACCCAAGCCCTGTACCTTATGCAGACTTTGTAACAACCACTACCCACAAGACCCTCAGAGGTCCAAGAGGTGGAATGGTCATGTGCAAAGAAGAATATGCAAAAGAACTTAACAAGGCTGTGTTCCCTGGAATCCAGGGTGGACCACTCATGCATATTATCGCAGCAAAGGCTGTTGCATTCAAGGAAGCACTTGGAGAGAGTTTCAAGGCAGACCAATACCAGACCGTAAAGAATGCAGGTGTCCTGGCAACAGAACTCCAGAAGAATGGATTTGATATCGTTTCAGGCGGAACCGACAACCACGTAATGCTTTTGAACCTTAACAAGTTCGACATCACAGGAAAGGAAGCAGAAGCTGCAATGAGCAAGGCTGGTATAGTACTTAATAAGAACACCATCCCATTCGAGACAAGAAGTCCTTTCATCACAAGTGGAGTAAGGATCGGCACTCCTGCTGCAACAACAAGAGGAATGAAGGAAGACCAGATGAAGGAGATTGCCGGATTTATCATGGAAGTGATCAACAACCTCAATGATGATACGGTACTTCACGGCATCAACTCTGATGTTGAGCAGCTTTGCAGCGGATTTCCGATATACAAGTAA
- the purN gene encoding phosphoribosylglycinamide formyltransferase yields the protein MTTNIAVLVSGRGSNLQSIIDNIENGYIESATISVVISDVGDAYALERAQKHGITDVFIDPSDFPNKQEYEKEILKVLEDNDVDLILLAGYMRLVGKDLIGAYRNRIINIHPALLPSFKGLHAQQQAFDYGVKVSGCTVHFVDEGMDTGPIIIQKCVPVLDTDTADDLAARILEQEHNIFPESVKLFVEGKLKVEGRIVVHT from the coding sequence ATGACCACCAACATCGCAGTACTTGTTTCAGGAAGAGGATCGAATCTTCAGTCAATTATCGACAATATCGAAAATGGCTACATCGAAAGTGCAACGATATCTGTTGTCATCAGCGATGTGGGAGATGCCTATGCACTCGAGCGTGCCCAAAAACATGGAATCACCGATGTATTCATAGATCCTTCTGATTTCCCTAATAAACAGGAGTATGAAAAGGAGATATTGAAAGTCCTGGAAGACAACGATGTTGACCTGATACTTCTTGCGGGATACATGCGGCTGGTGGGAAAAGACCTCATTGGAGCATACCGAAACAGGATAATAAACATCCACCCAGCACTGCTTCCTTCTTTCAAAGGACTGCATGCACAGCAGCAGGCTTTTGACTACGGTGTGAAGGTTAGCGGATGCACAGTGCATTTCGTTGACGAAGGAATGGACACAGGACCTATAATTATCCAGAAATGCGTACCTGTGCTTGACACAGATACCGCTGATGACCTTGCAGCAAGAATCCTTGAGCAGGAACACAATATCTTCCCCGAATCAGTCAAACTATTCGTTGAGGGTAAACTTAAAGTGGAAGGTCGAATTGTAGTACACACATAA
- a CDS encoding transcriptional regulator has product MTKEILIHQIIDVLQQAGFIVSKRCNIRPRSFDLAARKDETLIFCKVLYNIDGLNEETAREMKSLARCLGGTPVLIGAKTRDQMLEDSVVYMRYEIPAVSVQTLYDYLVEEVPPLVSAAPGGLYVSIDGEVLKEARQRTDMSLGALATELGVSRRTISKYEEGGMDASIDVVLHLEELLDVALAKSIDILRSFEEKINVEVKQEKAPETQPDDGILSMLYALGYQVMSTSQAPFKAISKDTSDTLLTGISTYSSAMIKRADLMSSISCVTRTKSVFIIDGQIKSETVENTILIQKSELDKLAGTEELAELIDERTKKHNIKI; this is encoded by the coding sequence ATGACGAAAGAAATCCTGATACATCAGATCATTGATGTATTACAGCAAGCAGGCTTCATTGTATCAAAAAGATGCAATATAAGACCACGAAGTTTTGATCTTGCAGCTAGGAAAGACGAAACCCTCATTTTTTGTAAAGTATTATACAATATTGACGGGCTAAATGAGGAAACTGCAAGAGAAATGAAAAGCCTCGCACGCTGCCTTGGAGGAACTCCGGTACTTATAGGTGCAAAAACCAGGGACCAGATGCTTGAGGATAGCGTAGTGTATATGCGCTATGAAATTCCGGCGGTTAGTGTACAAACCCTTTATGATTATTTAGTGGAAGAAGTACCCCCTCTTGTATCAGCGGCACCTGGCGGACTTTATGTTTCAATAGATGGTGAGGTCCTCAAAGAAGCCCGCCAAAGAACGGACATGTCGTTAGGGGCCCTTGCTACTGAACTTGGAGTCTCCAGAAGAACTATCAGCAAATACGAGGAAGGTGGAATGGATGCATCCATAGATGTGGTTCTCCATCTTGAGGAACTACTGGATGTTGCCCTTGCAAAATCCATCGATATTCTACGTTCTTTTGAGGAAAAGATAAATGTTGAGGTCAAACAGGAAAAAGCGCCTGAGACACAACCGGATGATGGTATTTTGAGTATGCTCTATGCGCTTGGTTATCAGGTCATGTCAACAAGCCAGGCGCCCTTTAAAGCCATATCAAAAGATACTTCCGACACACTGCTGACAGGTATCAGCACATATAGCAGCGCAATGATAAAACGTGCAGATCTTATGAGCAGCATATCATGTGTAACAAGAACAAAGTCGGTTTTTATCATAGACGGACAGATCAAATCAGAAACTGTTGAGAATACGATCCTTATCCAGAAAAGCGAACTGGACAAACTTGCAGGTACAGAGGAGCTTGCAGAGCTTATCGATGAAAGGACTAAAAAGCATAACATCAAGATCTGA